In Edaphobacter paludis, a single window of DNA contains:
- a CDS encoding DUF6798 domain-containing protein: MVKRHLKEAGTPSIRYPLLRLFLLACAAVLVQGYHLGVDDGEIYIPAIKKVFNPRLYPFGSEFFLSHAHMSLFAPLVGDSARLLHLSVETAVLLWHVGCIFLILIAGWQLARTFFSSAHAHWGAVALLASVLPVPVAGTALVLSDNYLSARSFSAPFALLSIGFLLRGRTRLAFLWLVITALVHPQMAVYCAAFLALYWYFDRTSDQTPEFAGNTSSVAGVTQRSAWLLAVVPSAGLLHSFSFAPATGAYREVLYSRNYFFAYRWHWFEWIGAIAPLLMLAAVARWPPKAAAPSVAKASRALIVLGAFSIAVFLLFSASHRFDNFTRLQPMRSFHIVYLLMFLMLGGLLGEYVLRAKAWRWIVLFLPLAIGMFAVDRIQYSFSPHIEWPWQASSNPWLEAFAWARTNTPTDAVFALDPNYMAIRGEDTHGFRALADRSMIADAYKDSGAVTMFPRLLDDWQQQQQMLEGWHNFGPADFQRLAQISPATWVIVQHPQQDGLDCPYNNADVAVCHISPRP; the protein is encoded by the coding sequence ATGGTGAAGCGTCATTTGAAAGAAGCTGGCACGCCATCCATTCGCTATCCCCTGCTGCGGCTATTTCTGCTGGCCTGCGCGGCAGTTCTGGTGCAGGGCTATCATCTCGGCGTCGATGACGGCGAGATCTACATTCCCGCCATCAAGAAGGTCTTCAATCCGCGCCTCTATCCCTTCGGTTCGGAGTTTTTTCTCAGCCATGCTCATATGTCGCTGTTTGCTCCGCTGGTGGGAGACTCGGCCCGGCTGCTGCATCTCTCCGTTGAGACGGCCGTTCTGCTGTGGCACGTCGGCTGCATTTTTCTCATCCTGATCGCGGGCTGGCAACTGGCACGAACGTTCTTCAGCAGCGCCCACGCGCATTGGGGTGCGGTCGCGCTTCTGGCCAGCGTCCTTCCGGTGCCGGTCGCCGGAACCGCGCTTGTGCTCTCCGACAACTACCTCTCCGCGCGGTCGTTCTCCGCGCCTTTTGCGCTGCTCTCCATCGGCTTTCTGTTGCGCGGACGGACGCGGCTAGCCTTCCTCTGGCTCGTGATCACGGCGCTCGTTCATCCGCAGATGGCGGTCTACTGCGCTGCATTTCTCGCTCTTTACTGGTACTTCGACCGCACCTCTGACCAAACCCCAGAGTTTGCGGGAAACACCTCCTCTGTTGCCGGCGTTACCCAGCGGTCGGCATGGCTTCTGGCCGTTGTTCCGTCAGCCGGACTGCTGCACAGCTTCAGCTTCGCGCCTGCCACGGGCGCTTATCGCGAGGTACTTTACAGCCGCAACTATTTCTTCGCTTACCGCTGGCACTGGTTTGAATGGATTGGAGCGATTGCACCGTTACTTATGCTGGCAGCGGTTGCCCGCTGGCCCCCGAAAGCAGCCGCCCCCTCCGTCGCGAAGGCCAGCCGCGCTCTCATCGTTCTGGGAGCGTTCTCCATTGCTGTCTTCCTGCTCTTCTCGGCGAGCCACCGCTTCGACAACTTCACCCGCCTGCAGCCGATGCGATCGTTCCACATCGTCTATCTGCTGATGTTTCTTATGCTCGGTGGCCTGCTGGGAGAGTATGTCCTTCGCGCAAAGGCGTGGCGCTGGATCGTTCTGTTTCTTCCTCTTGCCATCGGCATGTTTGCGGTCGACCGCATCCAGTATTCCTTCAGCCCGCATATCGAGTGGCCTTGGCAGGCGTCCTCCAATCCCTGGCTCGAAGCATTTGCCTGGGCCCGCACCAACACGCCGACAGACGCAGTCTTTGCGCTCGACCCCAACTATATGGCCATTCGCGGCGAAGATACGCACGGCTTTCGCGCGCTCGCCGATCGCAGCATGATTGCCGATGCCTACAAGGACAGCGGCGCCGTCACCATGTTTCCCCGGCTGCTCGACGACTGGCAGCAGCAGCAACAGATGCTCGAAGGCTGGCACAACTTCGGACCGGCGGACTTTCAACGGCTGGCGCAGATCTCTCCGGCAACATGGGTCATTGTGCAGCACCCGCAGCAAGACGGCCTCGATTGCCCGTACAACAATGCTGACGTCGCCGTGTGCCACATTTCACCGAGACCGTAG
- a CDS encoding TonB-dependent receptor — MPFRRVCTFLVLILLTLAGSARGQSGRGTLIGAITDVQGAALQGVKVTLNPGGATAVTDATGQFTLIGVAAGQYTVTASYAGFTPYVKVATVADGKSVRVDAALQIASNKQDVQVYAPRQGGELEAINRTINADNIINVLPADVITSLPNANIADALGRLPSVTLERDEGEGKYVQIRGTEPRLTNTTIDGVNIASAETVRQIKLDIIPADLVESVQINKTLQANMPGDGIGGSVDLRTKSATDTPTISLEGGGGYTNIIGGRPVYQFDGTLGKRFLADKKLGVIFSGSYDWNGRGINDVEPGPIVLGGYDERDYQYYRQRLGFAGTVDYKFSDTSNIYLKGLYSLFHNYGNRWDYNLSTTFTTDGQPDGTGTSSFGAEIRRPIQDLGSLQLGGRHTISRSLLSWDTETSVGRTRDQGYSDASFAPGPNSNLQAIQYGLDVSQPLTPKLTTPSGVNVFDPAQYFYTGQRINNYYNPEVDLGFGASLATSYNAGSHASIFEFGGRFRNVHKFANQDTRYYVPTAAAGDQSLSMTRFLNNFSDPDYYSKKYVFGPAVDYNKVTAFTATVEDISKAQLGNNFNFIEKVSAGYVMNTIELNRFRVVAGLRFENTSEDDAGNTAANTPSAPTTKGSYLDVLPSASVRYAVTPTSGLRAVYGRGLSRPNFSDLVSFASISPGGVRTLSSVGNPNLKAEHADNVDLLYENNLRSSGLLQAGVFYKHLSDPIIPLNTIVPDPANPGKTIIQTQPQNAGSAFVYGFEIAYQQHFNYLPGLFGGLGLSANYGYSASQVSFPGLNPDGTGNAFGRSDKPDLLRQAPNTWNISPTYDKRNLSVRLGLSYNAANIFAYNYNDSNAGPVVFNNGNPDGTGNTATGGGIKGPNGDLYLYSHLQTDLQGSYNLGRGFTAVVYGLNLNNEVFGFYQGSTSNPIQREFYKATVGGSLRWSPGHER; from the coding sequence ATGCCGTTCCGTCGTGTCTGCACCTTCCTTGTCCTCATCCTTCTCACGCTTGCAGGTTCTGCAAGAGGCCAGAGCGGCCGCGGCACGCTGATCGGCGCCATCACCGACGTGCAGGGTGCCGCCTTGCAGGGTGTCAAGGTGACCCTCAACCCCGGCGGCGCAACCGCAGTGACCGATGCGACCGGTCAATTTACCTTGATCGGAGTCGCCGCGGGCCAATACACGGTTACGGCCTCCTATGCGGGCTTCACGCCCTATGTCAAAGTTGCCACCGTTGCCGATGGGAAGTCCGTCCGCGTCGATGCGGCGCTCCAGATTGCCTCGAATAAGCAGGACGTTCAGGTCTATGCTCCCCGTCAGGGTGGCGAGTTAGAGGCGATCAACCGCACCATCAACGCCGACAATATCATCAACGTCCTGCCCGCCGACGTCATCACCAGCCTCCCCAATGCGAATATCGCAGATGCCCTGGGCCGCCTGCCCAGCGTGACGCTGGAGCGCGATGAGGGCGAGGGCAAGTATGTTCAGATTCGCGGCACCGAACCCCGCCTGACCAACACCACTATCGACGGCGTCAATATCGCCTCCGCCGAAACCGTCCGCCAGATCAAACTCGACATCATCCCAGCCGACCTGGTCGAATCCGTCCAGATCAATAAGACTCTGCAGGCCAACATGCCCGGAGACGGCATCGGCGGCTCGGTCGATCTGCGCACCAAGAGTGCGACCGATACCCCCACCATCTCGCTCGAAGGTGGCGGCGGCTATACCAACATCATCGGCGGACGGCCGGTCTATCAGTTCGATGGAACGCTGGGCAAGCGCTTCCTCGCCGACAAGAAGCTCGGCGTGATCTTCTCCGGCTCCTATGACTGGAATGGACGTGGCATCAACGACGTTGAACCCGGTCCCATTGTTCTGGGAGGTTACGACGAGCGCGACTATCAGTACTACCGCCAACGATTGGGATTCGCCGGGACCGTCGACTACAAGTTCAGCGACACCTCCAACATCTACCTCAAGGGCCTCTACTCTCTCTTCCATAACTACGGCAATCGCTGGGACTATAACCTCTCCACGACCTTTACGACCGACGGCCAGCCGGATGGAACCGGCACAAGCTCTTTCGGAGCGGAGATTCGCCGTCCCATTCAGGATTTGGGCAGTCTGCAATTGGGCGGACGGCACACCATCTCCCGGTCGCTGCTCTCGTGGGACACTGAGACCTCGGTCGGACGAACGCGGGACCAGGGTTACTCCGACGCGAGCTTCGCGCCGGGACCGAATTCGAACCTGCAGGCGATCCAGTATGGACTCGACGTCTCTCAGCCGTTGACGCCGAAGCTGACCACGCCCTCCGGCGTCAATGTCTTTGACCCGGCGCAGTATTTCTACACCGGCCAGCGCATCAACAACTACTACAACCCCGAGGTCGATCTTGGCTTCGGAGCATCGCTCGCCACCAGCTATAACGCCGGAAGCCACGCCAGCATCTTCGAGTTTGGTGGCCGCTTCCGCAACGTGCACAAGTTTGCCAATCAGGACACGCGCTACTACGTCCCGACCGCTGCGGCAGGAGACCAGTCGCTCTCGATGACCCGCTTTCTCAACAACTTCAGCGATCCGGACTACTACAGCAAGAAATATGTCTTTGGACCGGCCGTGGACTACAACAAAGTGACCGCTTTCACGGCAACCGTCGAGGACATCAGCAAGGCCCAACTGGGAAACAACTTCAACTTCATCGAGAAGGTCTCGGCTGGATACGTGATGAACACCATCGAGCTGAACCGGTTCCGTGTCGTCGCCGGTCTGCGCTTTGAAAACACCAGCGAAGACGACGCTGGCAACACCGCGGCCAACACCCCCAGCGCGCCTACGACCAAGGGCTCCTACCTGGACGTGCTGCCCAGCGCCTCGGTGCGTTATGCCGTGACCCCCACCAGCGGCCTGCGTGCTGTGTATGGACGCGGGTTATCGCGGCCGAACTTCTCCGACCTGGTCTCCTTCGCTTCAATCTCGCCAGGCGGTGTGCGTACTCTTTCGAGCGTCGGCAATCCAAACCTGAAGGCCGAACATGCCGACAACGTCGACCTGCTCTATGAAAACAACCTTCGCTCCTCCGGTCTGCTGCAGGCGGGTGTCTTCTACAAACACCTCTCCGATCCCATCATTCCGTTGAACACTATCGTTCCCGACCCGGCCAATCCCGGCAAAACCATTATTCAGACGCAGCCGCAGAATGCCGGAAGCGCCTTCGTCTATGGTTTCGAGATCGCTTATCAACAGCACTTCAATTACCTGCCCGGTCTGTTCGGCGGCCTCGGCCTGTCGGCAAACTACGGCTATTCCGCTTCGCAGGTCAGCTTCCCCGGGCTCAACCCGGACGGTACCGGCAATGCCTTTGGACGCTCAGATAAACCGGACCTGCTGCGCCAGGCTCCCAACACCTGGAACATCAGCCCGACGTACGACAAGCGCAATCTCTCGGTCCGTCTCGGCCTCAGCTACAACGCGGCGAACATCTTCGCCTACAACTACAACGACAGTAACGCAGGCCCGGTAGTCTTCAACAATGGCAACCCCGACGGCACCGGTAACACTGCCACTGGCGGCGGCATCAAGGGCCCCAACGGCGACCTGTATCTCTACAGCCACCTGCAAACCGACCTGCAGGGAAGCTACAACCTGGGCAGAGGGTTCACCGCCGTCGTCTACGGCCTGAATCTGAATAACGAGGTCTTTGGCTTCTACCAGGGCAGCACCAGCAACCCCATCCAGCGCGAGTTCTACAAGGCCACCGTCGGCGGAAGCCTACGCTGGTCGCCTGGCCACGAGCGCTAG
- a CDS encoding sulfatase-like hydrolase/transferase: MKRPFHPVLVAFGIATLCLLAIVGPLIAPAHTALYHTSGPALTLFVMVLFDLFLLWALLSFALLLAEKPGRRQFEIWSAILFSLPWILLKNISMLAGFVIPHTVTVSLLALCLTAFVTLSVFWRPAFLPPFQRLEGLLSVVLGFVALYGIFIVGQLLWYGWQARELSTPIVLHQHSVSSHRRASAPRIIWIVLDELSYQQVYERRFPGLELPAFDAIARESVVFTHVVPAANFTERAIPSLMTGLPVDDIRVSSSGAQLSLHRPDTKTWQPFDPHQTVFQDALNAGYSTAVAGWYNPYCRILPEVLDHCFWTFQLPYPGGIVAGQSLSDNLLRQMAHRIKAISVRLPGQHPASAKPQLETRLHIADYRELRSAGDSMLADSDADFVFLHMPIPHPEGIYDRRNKILTTGPSSYIDNLALADSYVAHVRSLLQQRNEWDSSAIVIMGDHSWRTSFLWSKMRGWMPEEEAASHGAQFDDRPAYIVKLPGQQLGSRIDTPFKAVHTRSLLDALIAGQLHTSGDLDAWVKQQK; the protein is encoded by the coding sequence ATGAAGCGTCCCTTCCATCCGGTCCTTGTCGCCTTTGGCATAGCGACATTATGCCTGCTTGCCATTGTTGGACCCCTCATCGCCCCAGCGCATACCGCCCTTTATCACACCAGCGGCCCGGCGTTGACCCTTTTTGTAATGGTACTGTTTGACTTATTTTTGCTTTGGGCGCTTCTTTCCTTCGCGCTTCTTTTAGCGGAGAAGCCTGGCCGCCGTCAATTCGAGATTTGGTCTGCGATCCTCTTCTCTCTGCCATGGATTTTGCTGAAAAACATATCGATGCTGGCCGGGTTCGTCATTCCTCATACGGTCACCGTATCTCTACTCGCCTTGTGCTTGACGGCTTTTGTCACACTTTCAGTTTTCTGGAGACCAGCATTCCTTCCACCGTTCCAAAGGCTTGAGGGGCTTCTGAGCGTTGTACTCGGCTTTGTCGCTCTCTATGGCATTTTCATCGTGGGCCAACTGCTCTGGTATGGATGGCAGGCCCGTGAACTTAGCACGCCCATCGTGCTGCATCAACATTCTGTCAGCTCACATCGTCGGGCTTCGGCTCCGCGAATTATTTGGATTGTGCTCGATGAACTCTCTTACCAGCAGGTCTATGAACGGCGATTTCCTGGCCTGGAGCTTCCCGCTTTCGACGCCATCGCACGCGAATCGGTAGTCTTCACCCATGTCGTTCCCGCCGCCAATTTCACCGAAAGAGCTATTCCTTCTCTGATGACAGGCCTTCCGGTAGATGACATCCGTGTGTCTTCCAGTGGGGCGCAACTCTCTCTGCATCGCCCGGACACAAAAACGTGGCAGCCCTTTGATCCTCACCAGACCGTATTTCAGGATGCATTGAACGCCGGTTACAGCACGGCGGTAGCTGGCTGGTATAACCCCTATTGCCGCATTCTTCCCGAGGTACTCGATCACTGCTTCTGGACCTTTCAGCTTCCCTATCCCGGGGGCATCGTTGCTGGTCAGAGTCTCTCCGATAACCTGCTGCGGCAGATGGCTCATCGCATTAAGGCCATATCGGTGCGTCTTCCCGGCCAGCACCCCGCTTCGGCCAAACCTCAACTGGAAACCAGGCTTCACATTGCCGACTATCGCGAGCTTCGCAGTGCAGGAGATTCTATGCTCGCAGACTCAGACGCAGACTTCGTCTTTCTGCATATGCCCATACCGCACCCGGAAGGCATCTACGATCGTCGCAATAAAATTCTCACAACTGGACCGTCTTCTTATATCGATAACCTTGCGCTCGCGGATAGCTATGTTGCTCATGTTCGCAGCCTGCTGCAGCAGCGGAACGAGTGGGATTCGTCCGCGATCGTGATTATGGGGGACCACTCCTGGCGGACCAGCTTCCTGTGGTCGAAGATGAGAGGCTGGATGCCCGAAGAGGAAGCGGCCAGCCACGGCGCCCAGTTCGATGACCGGCCGGCTTACATCGTGAAGCTTCCAGGGCAGCAACTAGGGTCACGAATCGACACGCCGTTCAAGGCAGTCCACACCCGATCGCTGCTGGACGCCCTGATTGCCGGCCAATTGCACACCTCCGGCGATCTTGACGCCTGGGTGAAGCAGCAGAAATAG
- a CDS encoding UbiA family prenyltransferase: protein MPSQGPESAVLTAPHTDTALPVPLRVRLRAHIAIMRLDHSIKNIFLLPGIAVALSLLHPRLRDVRLLPIGVGVLSVTLIACSNYVLNELLDAPFDRLHPHKCNRPAALGLVDSDAAYAQWLLMMGVGMTLAAWIGLHFAVAAFALWVMGCIYNIRPLRTKDITYLDVLTESVNNPLRMLLGWYMVTQVIVPPTSMLCAYWMLGCYFMGLKRFSEFREIGSQQGACAYRKSFEHYNERSLLGSVVFYAAMAMLMFGIFVVRYRIELILSFPFIALLMAMYFDLSFKDNSAVQHPEKLYREPSLMLTAIFTTIVMIVLLNVHVPMVGRIFTPSTW, encoded by the coding sequence ATGCCGAGTCAAGGCCCGGAAAGCGCAGTCCTCACTGCACCGCATACCGATACCGCGCTGCCCGTGCCACTCCGGGTTCGCCTGCGCGCCCACATCGCGATCATGCGATTGGACCACTCGATCAAGAACATCTTTCTTCTGCCCGGCATTGCCGTGGCCCTAAGTCTGCTTCATCCGCGCCTCAGGGACGTGCGTTTGCTGCCAATCGGCGTCGGCGTGTTGTCTGTGACCCTGATCGCGTGCAGCAATTATGTGCTCAATGAGTTGCTGGATGCGCCTTTTGACCGCCTGCATCCGCATAAGTGCAACCGCCCCGCCGCGCTTGGCCTGGTCGATTCCGATGCCGCTTATGCTCAATGGCTGCTGATGATGGGCGTGGGCATGACTCTGGCCGCGTGGATTGGCCTTCACTTCGCCGTCGCCGCCTTCGCGCTCTGGGTAATGGGCTGCATCTACAACATCCGGCCGCTGCGCACCAAAGACATCACCTACCTCGATGTGCTGACGGAGTCAGTCAACAATCCGCTGCGCATGCTGCTGGGCTGGTATATGGTCACCCAGGTCATCGTTCCGCCAACATCGATGCTCTGCGCTTACTGGATGCTGGGCTGTTACTTCATGGGCCTCAAGCGCTTCAGCGAGTTCCGCGAGATTGGTTCGCAGCAGGGCGCGTGCGCCTACCGTAAGTCCTTCGAGCATTACAACGAACGCAGCCTGCTCGGCTCCGTCGTCTTCTACGCCGCGATGGCCATGCTGATGTTCGGCATCTTTGTCGTGCGCTATCGCATCGAGCTGATTCTTTCGTTCCCGTTCATCGCATTGCTGATGGCCATGTACTTCGACCTCTCCTTCAAAGACAACAGCGCCGTGCAGCATCCCGAGAAGCTGTACCGCGAGCCTTCGCTGATGCTGACCGCGATCTTTACGACCATCGTGATGATTGTGCTGCTCAACGTTCATGTCCCGATGGTTGGGCGGATCTTTACTCCATCGACATGGTGA
- the nadD gene encoding nicotinate-nucleotide adenylyltransferase, producing the protein MRIALFGGTFDPPHLGHLAIARAAAEAFQLDTVLFAPAGRQPLKLDGSPSSFTDRLAMTTLACKQDKRFRASAIDAPRSDGLPNYTADTLASLRRALPEDTLFNLVGADSFLDLPRWHEPNRLLELAEWIVVSRPGFSLADFSREDLSSLHLTPHQQSRVHLLTTVHEDISATVLRQRLQAGESCTDALPSAVSTYIHTHHLYH; encoded by the coding sequence TTGCGCATCGCTCTCTTCGGCGGCACCTTCGATCCACCTCACCTCGGTCATCTCGCGATCGCCAGGGCCGCTGCCGAGGCGTTTCAACTCGATACTGTCCTCTTCGCCCCGGCAGGCCGCCAGCCCCTGAAGCTCGACGGAAGCCCCTCCTCCTTCACCGACCGCCTCGCCATGACGACTCTGGCGTGCAAGCAGGACAAGCGTTTTCGAGCCTCCGCCATCGATGCCCCCCGCTCCGACGGCCTCCCCAACTACACCGCGGACACGCTCGCCTCATTGCGACGGGCCCTGCCCGAGGACACGCTCTTCAACCTTGTTGGCGCAGACAGCTTTCTCGACCTTCCCCGCTGGCACGAGCCGAACCGTTTGCTCGAACTGGCCGAATGGATCGTCGTCAGCCGCCCTGGTTTTTCGCTCGCAGATTTTTCGCGTGAAGATCTCTCCTCCCTCCACCTCACACCGCACCAGCAGAGTCGTGTACACCTTCTGACTACGGTGCACGAAGACATCTCCGCAACCGTCCTGCGGCAACGTCTGCAAGCCGGAGAATCATGCACTGACGCGCTTCCGTCAGCCGTTTCAACCTACATCCATACCCACCATCTCTACCACTGA
- a CDS encoding amidohydrolase family protein, giving the protein MRKLIFFLFLLTLSTTIVSAQQYDLVLAGGRVMDPETGLDAVRNVGIRDGKIARIAAETLSGHRVIDANGLVVAPGFIDLHQHSQDLASQRVKALDGVTTALEMEIGVPDVAQFLKAKEGHTLINYGSSASQVAARSLVFGAPLPVGTILPKIGPATDEHATPEQIERIKERLREELDAGGLAVGMGIQYTPGATRLEVIDMFRLAAERRLPVYTHVRSAGRVEPNSAIAAVSEVIGAAAITGASLHIVHINSSCSRDALECLSMVAGARARGLDVTTEAYPYIAGMTTINSAVFSPGWQERLGISYGDLMLPDTGERLTKERFDVLHNSSTARWVVIFDNKQEVIDKVIPNPLVMIASDGLEGHPRNAGTYSRVLAQYVREKGTITLMDALRKMSLMPAEMLERSTPAGHQKGRLQEGADADIVVFDAATIRDRSTFEKPMEPSTGVHYLVVGGTVLVDDGKIVPNVFPGHALVGPGKRAAAND; this is encoded by the coding sequence ATGCGCAAGCTGATTTTCTTCCTCTTTCTCCTGACGTTATCAACCACCATTGTGTCAGCACAGCAGTACGATCTCGTGCTCGCGGGCGGACGCGTCATGGACCCCGAAACCGGGCTGGATGCCGTACGCAACGTCGGCATCCGCGATGGAAAGATTGCCCGCATCGCGGCCGAGACGCTGAGCGGCCACCGTGTCATCGATGCCAACGGGCTGGTGGTCGCTCCAGGATTCATTGATCTGCATCAGCACAGCCAGGACCTCGCAAGCCAGCGCGTCAAGGCGCTTGATGGCGTCACCACCGCACTGGAGATGGAGATTGGCGTGCCCGATGTCGCTCAGTTTCTTAAGGCGAAGGAAGGCCACACGCTGATTAACTACGGCAGCTCGGCCAGCCAGGTAGCGGCGCGATCTTTGGTCTTCGGCGCTCCGCTGCCGGTGGGAACCATCCTGCCTAAGATCGGGCCTGCGACCGATGAGCACGCGACGCCCGAGCAGATAGAGAGGATAAAGGAGCGCCTGCGCGAGGAACTGGACGCCGGCGGACTCGCTGTCGGTATGGGCATCCAGTACACGCCGGGAGCAACCCGGCTCGAGGTGATCGACATGTTTCGTCTCGCCGCCGAGCGGAGGTTGCCGGTCTACACGCATGTGCGCAGCGCCGGCCGCGTCGAGCCCAACTCCGCCATTGCGGCGGTCAGCGAAGTGATCGGAGCCGCCGCCATTACGGGCGCTTCGCTGCACATCGTGCATATCAACAGCTCCTGCTCGCGCGACGCGCTGGAGTGCCTCTCCATGGTCGCAGGAGCGCGCGCCCGTGGTCTCGACGTCACCACCGAGGCCTATCCCTACATCGCCGGCATGACCACCATCAACTCGGCCGTCTTCAGCCCAGGCTGGCAGGAAAGATTGGGCATCAGCTATGGCGACCTCATGCTTCCCGATACCGGAGAGCGCCTCACCAAGGAACGTTTCGATGTGCTGCATAATTCCAGCACGGCGCGCTGGGTGGTGATCTTCGACAATAAGCAGGAAGTAATCGACAAAGTGATCCCGAACCCTCTGGTGATGATTGCCAGCGATGGCCTCGAAGGACATCCCCGTAACGCCGGAACCTATTCGCGCGTGCTGGCCCAATATGTTCGCGAAAAGGGAACAATTACGCTGATGGATGCGCTGCGAAAGATGAGCCTGATGCCCGCAGAGATGCTGGAGCGCTCGACTCCCGCAGGACATCAAAAAGGCAGATTGCAGGAGGGCGCCGACGCAGACATCGTTGTGTTCGATGCGGCAACGATCCGCGACCGGTCGACCTTCGAGAAGCCCATGGAGCCAAGTACAGGCGTGCACTATTTAGTGGTGGGTGGAACTGTACTCGTCGACGACGGCAAGATTGTGCCGAACGTTTTCCCAGGCCATGCACTTGTAGGGCCGGGAAAGCGTGCGGCAGCGAACGACTAG
- a CDS encoding class I SAM-dependent methyltransferase translates to MYRTIRSPFDAEILKFLALPLASELVANNRLVASEVLPRGSYPGTDSETLTLRHPRIAFPSYPWEWPPSLWLAAAELTLNLCSDLVKQGWLLKDATPLNVLFQGMKPVFVDVLSIERAVPDQPIWYPYGQFVRTFLLPMLAYSQLGWPLQGVLTRRDGYEPEEIYTALPWSSRIRQPALSAVTLPSLLANSKKLATAGIASRTVKDPEVTKHILLKTLKGLLAHMRQVTPAHKTSTWSDYAETATHYSEEDHAGKRRFVADALAAAAPSRVLDVGCNTGVYSMLAADAGAKVVSIDTDLQTVDRLCAMLKGSDKNILPLCVDLAHPTPSVGWENRENASFLSRCSGHFDTVMILAVLHHLLLRSQIPMNSIAALCGNLTTRNLIIEWVPPTDPKFQELVRGRDSIYAHISETAFRDAFAEHFSVLNESTLQNGRILFHLLKR, encoded by the coding sequence GTGTATCGCACGATCCGCTCTCCATTCGACGCCGAAATACTCAAGTTTCTCGCTCTGCCTCTCGCTTCCGAACTCGTCGCCAATAACCGCCTTGTTGCCAGCGAAGTATTGCCCCGCGGCTCTTATCCCGGCACTGACTCCGAGACGCTCACCCTCCGCCATCCGCGCATCGCATTTCCCTCTTATCCGTGGGAGTGGCCGCCTTCCCTTTGGCTCGCCGCCGCCGAACTGACGCTGAATCTCTGCAGCGACCTCGTCAAGCAGGGCTGGCTCCTGAAAGACGCGACTCCGCTCAACGTACTGTTTCAAGGTATGAAGCCGGTCTTTGTCGATGTGCTCTCTATCGAGCGTGCGGTTCCTGACCAGCCCATCTGGTATCCCTATGGACAATTTGTCCGCACTTTTCTGCTGCCAATGCTCGCCTACTCGCAACTCGGCTGGCCTCTGCAAGGAGTTCTGACCCGACGAGACGGTTATGAGCCTGAGGAAATTTACACTGCTCTGCCGTGGTCTTCGCGTATCCGACAACCTGCCCTCTCTGCCGTTACCCTCCCCTCGCTGCTGGCAAATAGTAAAAAGCTCGCAACTGCCGGCATTGCGTCCCGCACTGTCAAAGATCCGGAAGTCACGAAACATATCCTGCTGAAGACCCTGAAAGGTCTGCTCGCGCACATGCGTCAGGTCACTCCGGCGCATAAAACATCCACATGGTCGGACTACGCGGAGACGGCAACCCACTATAGCGAGGAAGACCATGCCGGCAAGCGCCGCTTCGTTGCCGACGCACTCGCTGCGGCTGCACCTTCACGCGTTCTCGATGTCGGCTGCAACACAGGTGTCTATTCCATGCTGGCCGCCGATGCAGGCGCCAAGGTCGTTTCGATCGACACCGATCTCCAGACGGTCGATCGCCTATGCGCAATGCTGAAGGGAAGCGACAAAAATATCCTGCCGCTGTGCGTCGATCTTGCCCATCCCACACCCTCTGTCGGCTGGGAAAATCGCGAGAACGCTTCCTTCCTCAGTCGCTGCTCCGGGCATTTCGATACGGTGATGATCCTCGCAGTGCTGCATCATCTGCTGCTCCGCAGCCAGATTCCCATGAACAGCATCGCCGCCTTGTGCGGCAATCTCACGACACGGAATCTGATTATCGAATGGGTACCGCCGACCGACCCGAAGTTTCAGGAGTTAGTACGCGGGCGGGACAGCATCTACGCTCACATTAGCGAAACCGCATTCCGCGATGCCTTCGCAGAGCACTTCAGTGTCCTCAATGAGAGCACTTTGCAGAATGGACGCATACTGTTCCATCTGCTCAAAAGATAA